The genomic stretch GCCTATCACTATCGTGCAGAAGGGAGAGAACCTGGAACAGCGCCCCGCATCGATTGCGTTACTGGGCAATTGAACCTCAGCTTTCATAAGCCCACGCCAATGGGGGGTGAACTCATCTTAAAAGCATGGGTTGAAGGAGAGGTCGGACGCAAGTCACGGGTTATTTGCGAGGTTTGGGCAGGTGATGTTTTGACCGTAACCGGCGACTCTATCTTTGTCAGAGTCAGCACTGAGAAATTAAGGGCTCAAGCACAAGCAATAAACTGAGCTGCTGTATAGGTATCCGGAAATACTCTGGTGTGTTAGGGCGGCGGTAATGCAACGGGCATCCGCATTAAAAAATGAGGC from Pseudomonas fluorescens encodes the following:
- a CDS encoding PaaI family thioesterase, with protein sequence MNIQALPLQDRAAPDGICFGCGSAHPSGLQIKSHWDADGIHIVCKHTPSPEFTGWPELVYGGFIAMLVDCHSNWTAMAYHYRAEGREPGTAPRIDCVTGQLNLSFHKPTPMGGELILKAWVEGEVGRKSRVICEVWAGDVLTVTGDSIFVRVSTEKLRAQAQAIN